From a single Candidatus Defluviilinea gracilis genomic region:
- a CDS encoding STAS domain-containing protein codes for MEISTQEFKHCEMIKVKGRVDSATAPQLAQALEKANEEGKYKLVMDMSELEYMSSAGFRALLAAQRNAKKYNRGEVVLVGVPDRIREALELAGFTELFKTFDDPLHAVGHF; via the coding sequence ATGGAAATTTCGACTCAGGAATTCAAACATTGTGAAATGATCAAAGTCAAGGGACGGGTGGATAGCGCGACGGCTCCGCAACTTGCGCAAGCCCTTGAGAAAGCCAATGAGGAGGGCAAATACAAGTTGGTGATGGATATGAGCGAACTTGAATACATGTCCAGCGCGGGGTTCCGCGCCTTGCTTGCCGCGCAACGCAATGCGAAGAAATATAATCGCGGCGAGGTTGTGCTCGTCGGCGTGCCTGACCGGATTCGCGAAGCGCTTGAACTGGCCGGCTTTACAGAACTTTTCAAAACCTTTGACGACCCCCTGCACGCGGTTGGGCATTTCTAA
- a CDS encoding LCP family protein: MKRPSMGTMIFWVAMAGLAIGAFAAVKNLTTCWVLTPLPGWAPSDCKTVQSGIDGPSLTNSEGTPVPGPENLPDPVIIPASDLPPAWDGASRITVLIIGLDARDTDTSAPRSDTMILLTIDPLTKTAGMLSVPRDMWVNIPGFGYSRINTAYSSGEGNKLPGGGPELARKTVEQFIGVPVQYYAQVDFNTFVQFIDRIGGVDIYNDEDLRLDPVGGGKDKIRLTCCGPRHLVGTTALAYARHRKSGEGDFSRAQRQQKLILAIRDKVLDPANFPTLITQADDFYNEFSSGIRTNMPLDVAIQLAVLAKDIPPDSIKQGAIDTTMVAFDNVILGGQDASIMKPLPDKIRILRDEIFTSAGALSPLAPQNDLTALMRLDLARVRVLNGSFTPGLETNTGNYFLAQGMQVKEVAPADRAYDRTVIVLYAPKLYTLKYLQMVFGITENALIQIKPDPTQTVDVEIRIGNDWANNNPMP, translated from the coding sequence ATGAAACGCCCCTCAATGGGCACAATGATATTCTGGGTTGCCATGGCTGGTCTGGCGATCGGCGCCTTCGCGGCTGTCAAAAACCTGACCACCTGTTGGGTCTTAACTCCGCTCCCCGGCTGGGCTCCCTCAGATTGTAAAACCGTGCAGTCAGGGATAGACGGTCCCTCCCTCACGAATAGCGAAGGCACGCCTGTGCCGGGGCCGGAGAACTTGCCCGACCCGGTGATCATCCCTGCCAGCGATCTTCCGCCCGCCTGGGATGGCGCAAGCCGTATTACCGTATTGATCATCGGGTTGGATGCGCGCGATACCGATACCAGCGCCCCGCGTTCCGATACGATGATCCTCCTCACGATCGATCCGTTGACGAAAACGGCGGGCATGTTGTCCGTCCCGCGCGATATGTGGGTGAACATCCCGGGCTTTGGGTACAGCCGCATCAACACGGCGTACTCCTCCGGCGAAGGCAATAAATTACCGGGCGGCGGACCTGAACTGGCGCGAAAAACAGTGGAGCAATTTATCGGCGTGCCCGTGCAGTATTACGCGCAGGTCGATTTCAACACGTTCGTCCAATTCATCGACCGGATCGGCGGCGTCGATATTTACAATGACGAAGATTTGCGCCTCGATCCTGTGGGCGGCGGCAAGGACAAGATTCGGCTTACCTGTTGCGGTCCTCGCCACTTGGTTGGAACGACGGCGCTTGCGTATGCCCGTCACCGCAAATCTGGCGAGGGCGATTTTTCCCGCGCCCAGCGCCAGCAAAAGTTGATCCTCGCCATCCGCGACAAGGTGCTCGACCCGGCGAACTTCCCCACGCTCATCACTCAGGCGGACGATTTCTACAACGAGTTTTCGTCCGGCATCCGCACGAACATGCCGCTTGATGTGGCGATCCAATTGGCAGTGCTTGCCAAGGATATTCCACCGGATAGCATCAAGCAAGGCGCGATCGATACGACGATGGTGGCGTTCGATAACGTGATTTTGGGCGGGCAGGATGCGAGCATCATGAAGCCGTTGCCGGACAAGATCCGCATTTTGCGCGATGAGATTTTCACATCGGCTGGGGCGTTGAGTCCGCTGGCGCCGCAGAATGACCTGACCGCGTTGATGCGCCTCGACCTTGCCCGCGTCCGCGTGTTGAATGGCTCTTTTACCCCCGGGCTTGAAACCAATACCGGTAATTATTTTCTGGCGCAGGGGATGCAGGTCAAGGAAGTCGCTCCCGCCGATCGCGCCTATGACCGCACGGTGATCGTGTTGTACGCGCCAAAACTGTATACGCTCAAATACTTGCAAATGGTGTTCGGCATTACCGAGAACGCGCTGATTCAGATCAAGCCCGATCCGACGCAAACCGTCGATGTGGAGATCCGCATCGGCAACGACTGGGCGAATAACAACCCAATGCCATAA
- a CDS encoding response regulator — MTKITGRPYLVMLVEDNADHAELVIRTLEEHRIANEVQHFFDGQSALDFLQHRGEYSNPENKSRPQIILLDLRLPKVDGIDVLKTIKEDETLKAIPVIILTTSEAEKDVSRAYYNHANSYLVKPVGYPEFKQLMNDLLHYWLGWNTQARLNS; from the coding sequence ATGACGAAAATTACCGGGAGACCCTACCTTGTCATGCTCGTAGAAGATAATGCGGACCACGCCGAACTTGTCATCCGCACTCTTGAAGAGCATCGTATCGCGAACGAAGTCCAACACTTTTTCGACGGGCAATCGGCGCTTGATTTTCTGCAACACCGAGGCGAATACTCCAACCCCGAGAATAAATCGCGGCCCCAGATCATCCTGCTCGACCTGCGACTGCCCAAAGTGGACGGGATCGACGTCTTAAAAACCATCAAAGAAGATGAAACCCTGAAAGCGATCCCGGTAATCATCCTCACCACCTCCGAAGCGGAAAAAGACGTTTCGAGAGCCTACTATAACCACGCGAATAGTTATCTGGTGAAACCGGTCGGCTACCCCGAATTCAAGCAACTCATGAACGATCTCCTGCATTACTGGCTTGGGTGGAATACGCAAGCGCGTTTGAATAGTTGA